A genomic window from Rhodococcus sp. KBS0724 includes:
- the rpoZ gene encoding DNA-directed RNA polymerase subunit omega: MSSTSAASTASQGALPAYDTPLGITNPPIDELLERTSSKYALVIYSAKRARQINDYYNQLGDGILEYVGPLVEPGLQEKPLSIALREIHADLLEHTEGE, translated from the coding sequence GTGAGCAGCACTTCAGCCGCGTCCACCGCAAGCCAGGGCGCTCTGCCTGCCTACGACACTCCGCTCGGCATCACCAACCCGCCGATCGACGAGTTGCTCGAACGCACCTCCTCGAAGTACGCCCTGGTCATCTACTCGGCCAAGCGTGCTCGCCAGATCAACGATTACTACAACCAGCTCGGTGACGGCATCCTCGAGTACGTCGGCCCCCTCGTCGAGCCGGGTCTGCAGGAAAAGCCGCTTTCCATCGCGCTGCGCGAAATCCACGCTGATCTGCTCGAGCACACCGAAGGCGAGTGA
- a CDS encoding MarR family winged helix-turn-helix transcriptional regulator, protein MDERADRLREDVALFSRRIRTKSAGHLLTPTQLQALAHLDRVGAMSARALADLEQVAPQTIARTVLLLEEKGMVTRTVDPHDARASLIAITDSGRRTLDVDRATRSEWLTSVLEEQFTDVERELLYLAGRLLRRAAESTDATPTPESVIRV, encoded by the coding sequence ATGGATGAGCGAGCCGACCGACTGCGCGAAGACGTGGCGTTGTTCAGCCGAAGGATCCGAACCAAGAGCGCCGGGCATTTGTTGACTCCCACTCAACTGCAGGCCCTTGCGCATCTGGATCGGGTGGGCGCGATGAGCGCGCGGGCGCTGGCCGATTTGGAACAAGTGGCTCCGCAGACGATCGCACGTACCGTGCTCCTCCTCGAGGAGAAGGGCATGGTGACGCGCACCGTCGATCCACATGATGCCCGCGCCAGTCTGATCGCGATCACCGACAGCGGTCGCAGGACCCTGGACGTGGACCGCGCCACCCGTAGTGAATGGCTCACTTCTGTGCTGGAGGAGCAGTTCACCGATGTCGAACGTGAGTTGCTTTATCTGGCAGGACGATTGCTGCGTCGTGCTGCTGAGTCGACCGATGCAACACCGACACCGGAATCGGTGATTCGCGTATGA
- a CDS encoding glutathione peroxidase yields MTVHNFAVKAADGSTEDLSQYKGNLLLIVNVASKCGFTPQYEGLDALYRENKDRGLRVIGFPSNQFGDQEPGQDAEIQEFCSTTYNVTFPVYAKIEVNGDDADPLYKHLRSEAPGDFGPEIGFLFDHVSKTRPEAIGTDEVKWNFTKFLVDRDGAVVRRFESTVTPEQIAEEVSELL; encoded by the coding sequence ATGACCGTCCACAACTTTGCCGTCAAGGCTGCCGACGGATCCACCGAGGATCTGAGCCAGTACAAGGGCAACCTTCTGTTGATCGTCAACGTGGCAAGCAAGTGTGGATTCACACCGCAGTACGAAGGGCTCGACGCCCTGTACCGCGAGAACAAGGACCGTGGTCTTCGGGTCATCGGATTCCCGAGCAATCAGTTCGGAGATCAGGAACCGGGGCAGGACGCCGAGATCCAGGAGTTCTGCAGCACGACCTACAACGTCACGTTCCCGGTGTACGCCAAGATCGAGGTCAACGGAGACGACGCGGACCCGTTGTACAAGCATCTCCGCAGCGAGGCGCCCGGTGACTTCGGGCCCGAAATCGGATTCCTTTTCGACCACGTCAGCAAGACCCGCCCCGAGGCGATCGGTACCGACGAGGTGAAGTGGAACTTCACGAAGTTCCTTGTCGATCGTGACGGAGCAGTAGTTCGTCGCTTCGAGTCGACAGTCACCCCCGAGCAGATCGCTGAAGAAGTTTCGGAGCTGCTGTAA
- a CDS encoding primosomal protein N', with protein MGAERVAAEVDPVARVLPMLPLAHLDREFDYLVPRELEADAQPGVRVRIRFAGRLVDGFIVSREATSDHQGKFGWLERVISAERVLTDEIAQLVDRVAERYAGTRADVLRLAVPPRHAKVEGEPWEPSGDIAAPTLDERGWHLYHYGDAFVTAVRELRAPRAVWQALPGEDWPLRLAELAGSVASAGKSAVIVVPDQRDLDRVLAACEKVSGPEAVVGLSAGLGPAMRYRRWLAALRGSARIVVGTRSSVFAPTPDTGLVVVWDDGDDNLSEPRSPYPHARESAVLRAHVAGCAVVIGGFSRTAESQVLVDSGWAHDLVAARDVVRHCSPKITALADSDQALARDPGARAARLPAIAFAAARRALADGRGVLVQVPRRGYVPTLACGKCRAPARCRRCNGPLALPSAAGPDGAGIPECRWCGVADAAYRCHACGAKALRAVVVGAGRTAEELGRAFPGVKVVLSGGGDVVKEVAQGPALVVSTVGAEPVMTGGYGAALLLDGWALLGRADLRAEEETLRRWMSAAALVIPLSDGGEVVVVADSGIPTVQALVRWDPVGHARSQFDERDEVGFPPAVHLAAIDGGSAAIAELVASADLPASAVLLGPVELPAGERLPYSGEDEAGVAPERLLIRVPRKDGRALADALAHARAARSARKSSGPVRIQIDPRRIG; from the coding sequence GTGGGCGCGGAAAGAGTAGCGGCAGAGGTCGATCCGGTAGCCCGGGTACTCCCGATGCTCCCGCTCGCCCACCTCGATCGAGAGTTCGACTACCTCGTTCCCCGTGAACTCGAAGCGGATGCGCAACCCGGTGTACGGGTGCGCATCCGCTTTGCTGGTCGTCTGGTCGACGGTTTCATCGTCTCCCGCGAGGCGACAAGTGATCATCAGGGCAAATTCGGGTGGCTCGAACGTGTCATCTCCGCCGAGCGAGTCCTCACCGACGAAATAGCGCAGTTGGTCGACCGCGTCGCCGAGCGCTACGCAGGCACCCGGGCGGACGTGCTCCGGCTAGCCGTCCCGCCGCGCCATGCCAAGGTCGAGGGCGAGCCGTGGGAACCCAGCGGCGACATTGCCGCTCCCACTCTGGACGAACGAGGCTGGCACCTCTATCACTACGGCGACGCGTTTGTCACCGCCGTCCGCGAACTGCGCGCACCGCGAGCGGTGTGGCAGGCATTGCCCGGTGAAGACTGGCCGCTGCGGTTGGCCGAACTCGCGGGCTCAGTGGCGTCGGCAGGCAAGAGTGCGGTCATCGTGGTTCCGGATCAGCGTGATCTCGATCGAGTCCTTGCCGCGTGCGAGAAAGTATCCGGACCTGAAGCGGTAGTGGGGCTTTCAGCGGGACTTGGCCCGGCCATGCGCTATCGGCGGTGGCTTGCGGCGCTACGCGGAAGTGCTCGCATCGTCGTCGGTACACGAAGTTCCGTATTTGCCCCCACTCCGGACACCGGACTTGTTGTCGTGTGGGACGACGGCGACGACAACTTGTCTGAGCCGCGCTCGCCGTACCCGCATGCCCGCGAGTCTGCGGTGTTGCGGGCGCATGTGGCGGGGTGCGCCGTGGTGATCGGTGGGTTCTCCCGAACCGCGGAGTCTCAAGTGCTCGTCGATTCCGGGTGGGCCCACGATTTGGTTGCCGCTCGCGATGTGGTCCGGCACTGCTCGCCCAAGATCACTGCACTGGCGGACAGCGATCAGGCGTTGGCCCGCGACCCAGGAGCGCGGGCAGCACGGTTGCCGGCGATCGCTTTTGCCGCTGCCAGGCGCGCATTGGCCGACGGCCGTGGCGTGTTGGTCCAGGTGCCGCGTCGTGGCTATGTTCCGACGCTCGCTTGCGGGAAGTGCCGGGCACCGGCGCGGTGCCGTCGTTGCAACGGGCCGTTGGCGTTGCCGTCTGCCGCCGGGCCGGACGGCGCCGGAATTCCCGAGTGCCGCTGGTGCGGCGTCGCCGACGCGGCCTACCGGTGCCATGCCTGCGGAGCCAAAGCACTTCGTGCCGTTGTGGTGGGGGCCGGCCGAACAGCTGAGGAACTCGGCCGCGCCTTTCCCGGGGTGAAGGTCGTACTGTCCGGTGGCGGCGATGTGGTCAAGGAAGTTGCCCAAGGCCCCGCGCTGGTGGTCTCGACCGTCGGCGCAGAACCGGTGATGACCGGGGGCTACGGTGCTGCGTTGTTGCTCGACGGGTGGGCATTGCTCGGTCGCGCCGACCTTCGCGCCGAAGAAGAGACGCTGCGACGCTGGATGTCGGCTGCCGCCTTGGTGATTCCGCTCTCTGACGGAGGCGAGGTAGTTGTCGTCGCGGATTCGGGAATCCCGACGGTCCAGGCCCTGGTGCGGTGGGATCCGGTCGGCCACGCCCGCAGTCAGTTCGACGAACGCGACGAGGTCGGCTTTCCGCCCGCCGTGCATCTGGCGGCAATCGACGGCGGTAGCGCCGCGATTGCCGAATTGGTGGCTTCCGCTGATCTGCCCGCCAGTGCAGTTCTTCTCGGGCCCGTGGAATTGCCTGCGGGGGAGAGGCTTCCGTATTCGGGTGAGGACGAGGCAGGGGTAGCTCCCGAGCGTCTGCTGATTCGGGTTCCGCGCAAGGACGGCCGGGCACTGGCTGACGCACTGGCTCACGCTCGCGCGGCTCGGAGCGCCCGCAAATCTTCGGGGCCGGTGCGTATTCAGATCGACCCGCGTCGAATCGGCTGA
- a CDS encoding ABC transporter substrate-binding protein — protein sequence MPTAPLTRALTAATGLLCTTALLAGCSNASPPDATTPTTVAADAAGPTSYPLILENCGVTVTFDSAPQRAVSLYQGSTEILLSLGLGNRMVGTSTWFDPVLAPLAAQNDLVPRLADNDASLEVVLDTEPDLVTSASAHTFTSAVVAERSRFAELGIPTYQSPSVCTDAVVEGENVSRTETLNIDTLYREIRELAAIFDVQDRGAELIAELQSRLSVAAADVAGSGRTVAFWFSGLEAPYMAGCCSAPGLLAEQVGAVNVFADLSDDWPEVSWEAVADRDPDVLVLGDLHRRRVDGDSLETKIAFLESNPVTAQMSAVRNRHYVTLSGAEMDPGIREIDALEKLADGLRAAQG from the coding sequence GTGCCCACCGCACCGCTGACGCGCGCACTCACTGCCGCGACCGGATTACTCTGCACCACCGCACTACTCGCCGGTTGCTCCAACGCTTCGCCGCCGGACGCCACAACCCCGACAACAGTCGCCGCTGATGCAGCGGGCCCCACCAGCTACCCGTTGATACTCGAAAATTGTGGGGTGACAGTAACATTCGATTCGGCGCCGCAACGAGCTGTGTCGCTGTATCAGGGTTCGACGGAAATATTGCTCTCGCTCGGTCTCGGCAACCGGATGGTGGGTACCTCCACGTGGTTCGATCCCGTTCTCGCTCCTCTCGCAGCCCAGAATGACCTGGTGCCGAGACTCGCCGACAATGACGCGTCGCTCGAAGTGGTACTCGACACCGAACCCGACCTCGTGACGTCGGCGAGCGCCCACACTTTCACGTCCGCTGTCGTCGCAGAACGGTCGCGATTCGCCGAACTGGGAATTCCCACGTATCAGTCGCCGTCTGTCTGTACCGATGCCGTCGTGGAGGGTGAGAACGTCTCGCGTACGGAGACTCTGAACATCGACACGCTGTACCGGGAGATTCGTGAGTTGGCGGCGATCTTCGACGTGCAGGATCGTGGCGCAGAGTTGATCGCCGAACTACAGTCGCGCCTTTCGGTGGCCGCGGCTGATGTGGCCGGTTCGGGAAGAACAGTCGCTTTCTGGTTCTCCGGGCTCGAAGCTCCGTACATGGCCGGATGTTGTTCGGCTCCAGGGCTTCTTGCTGAACAGGTGGGTGCCGTCAACGTATTTGCAGACCTCTCCGATGATTGGCCGGAAGTGAGCTGGGAAGCGGTTGCCGACCGCGACCCGGATGTTCTGGTGCTCGGTGACCTTCACCGTCGGCGGGTAGACGGTGATTCGTTGGAGACGAAGATCGCCTTCCTCGAATCGAATCCGGTGACCGCGCAGATGTCTGCCGTGCGCAACCGTCACTACGTCACGTTGTCCGGGGCAGAGATGGACCCGGGGATCCGTGAGATCGACGCTCTGGAAAAGCTCGCGGACGGTCTGCGCGCGGCGCAGGGCTGA
- the coaBC gene encoding bifunctional phosphopantothenoylcysteine decarboxylase/phosphopantothenate--cysteine ligase CoaBC, translating to MSTSSAAPGSVSGTGGVAETSGTARKRIVVGVGGGIAAYKACAIIRSFTESGHHVRVIPTESALEFVGRATFEALSGNPVHTGVFADVPQVPHVRLGQEADLVVIAPATADLMARAVMGRADDLLTATLLTARCPVVFAPAMHTEMWEHPATVSNVATLRSRGVHVIEPASGRLTGKDTGAGRLPEPDEIVGLASLLLERSDALPRDLEGRRVLVTAGGTREPLDPVRFLGNRSSGKQGYALARLAAQRGAQVTLIAGYTADLADPAAVDVVHIKTADDLRLAVEKHAPGQDGIIMAAAVADFRPTTVEGSKIKKGANEPDSISLTRNVDILAGLVESRRAGDLAGDTVIVGFAAETGDAHGDVLSYARSKLARKGCDLLVVNAVGEGKAFEVDHNDGWLLGSDGSESALEHGSKALMASRVLDALVTLFP from the coding sequence GTGAGCACGTCGTCTGCCGCTCCCGGATCGGTTTCGGGCACCGGGGGAGTAGCGGAAACTTCCGGTACGGCGCGTAAACGCATCGTTGTCGGTGTCGGCGGAGGTATCGCGGCCTACAAGGCGTGTGCGATCATCCGCAGTTTCACCGAGAGTGGTCATCACGTCCGCGTGATTCCCACCGAGTCCGCACTGGAATTTGTCGGCCGAGCAACCTTCGAGGCGCTCTCCGGCAATCCGGTGCATACCGGTGTCTTCGCCGACGTACCGCAGGTGCCGCATGTCCGACTCGGACAGGAAGCGGACCTCGTTGTCATCGCGCCGGCCACCGCCGATCTGATGGCACGTGCCGTCATGGGCCGAGCCGACGACCTGTTGACCGCAACACTGCTGACGGCTCGCTGCCCCGTCGTGTTCGCTCCGGCGATGCACACCGAGATGTGGGAACACCCCGCGACGGTGTCCAACGTCGCGACACTGCGTTCACGCGGAGTGCACGTGATCGAACCGGCATCCGGACGATTGACCGGCAAGGACACCGGCGCCGGTCGGCTACCCGAACCCGACGAGATCGTCGGCCTCGCGTCGTTGCTCCTCGAGCGCAGCGACGCTTTGCCTCGTGACCTCGAAGGTCGTCGAGTTCTGGTCACAGCCGGCGGTACCCGCGAACCCCTCGATCCGGTTCGTTTCCTCGGCAACCGCAGTTCGGGCAAGCAGGGGTACGCCCTGGCTCGCTTGGCTGCGCAGCGAGGCGCCCAGGTCACGTTGATCGCCGGGTACACGGCCGATCTCGCGGATCCGGCAGCGGTCGACGTCGTCCACATCAAGACAGCCGACGATCTTCGTTTGGCCGTCGAGAAGCATGCCCCCGGACAGGACGGCATCATCATGGCCGCCGCCGTCGCCGATTTCCGGCCCACCACGGTGGAGGGAAGCAAGATCAAGAAGGGCGCTAACGAACCCGACTCGATCAGCCTCACTCGCAACGTGGACATTCTTGCCGGCCTCGTGGAATCGCGTCGGGCCGGTGACCTTGCCGGCGATACCGTCATCGTCGGATTTGCAGCCGAGACCGGCGACGCCCACGGCGACGTGTTGAGCTACGCCCGTTCGAAACTCGCTCGCAAGGGCTGCGACCTTCTCGTGGTCAATGCAGTCGGTGAGGGCAAGGCGTTCGAAGTCGATCACAACGACGGTTGGCTTCTCGGCTCCGACGGATCCGAGTCGGCACTGGAACACGGTTCGAAAGCGTTGATGGCCAGCCGCGTACTGGATGCGTTGGTCACGTTATTCCCTTGA
- a CDS encoding PadR family transcriptional regulator, translating to MDRHFPEGERGRGHRRGRFGPDGGQGPGFGPGAHFGRGRGRGGRGRRGDVRAAVLLLIAEEPMHGYELIQQIVERSGGVWKPSPGSIYPALSQLEDEGLVIIDKVAGRKTAKLTEEGVAYVEQHREDLGAPWDEVRDSVGAPEQDLRELIGQLMGAAGQVAAVGTPEQVKAAADVLIEARRALYRVLADDGSTDADS from the coding sequence ATGGACAGGCATTTTCCCGAGGGCGAGCGTGGACGCGGGCATCGTCGCGGGCGGTTCGGACCTGACGGTGGACAAGGCCCCGGCTTCGGTCCCGGCGCGCACTTCGGTCGTGGTCGCGGACGCGGCGGGCGGGGGCGCCGCGGCGACGTTCGTGCGGCTGTTCTGCTCCTCATCGCCGAAGAACCGATGCACGGCTACGAACTGATTCAGCAGATCGTCGAACGCAGTGGCGGAGTGTGGAAGCCGAGTCCTGGTTCCATCTACCCCGCGCTGTCCCAACTCGAAGACGAAGGCCTCGTGATCATCGACAAGGTGGCCGGGCGCAAGACAGCGAAGCTCACCGAAGAAGGCGTCGCGTACGTCGAGCAGCACCGGGAAGACCTCGGTGCACCGTGGGACGAGGTTCGCGACAGCGTCGGCGCCCCGGAACAGGATCTGCGTGAGCTGATCGGACAACTGATGGGGGCTGCCGGTCAGGTTGCCGCAGTGGGTACTCCGGAGCAGGTCAAGGCCGCCGCCGATGTTCTGATCGAGGCGCGTCGAGCGTTGTACCGCGTGCTTGCCGACGACGGGTCCACCGACGCCGACAGTTGA
- the metK gene encoding methionine adenosyltransferase, translating to MSKSGSRLFTSESVTEGHPDKICDAISDSILDAILAQDPRARVAVETLVTTGQVHVAGEVTTTAYADIPKIVRDTVLEIGYDSSAKGFDGNSCGVNVAIGAQSPEIAQGVDHSHEARVDGTLDDEIDRQGAGDQGLMFGYATTDTPELMPLPIAMAHRLSRRLTEVRKSGVLPYLRPDGKTQVTIEYDGDKPVRLDTVVISTQHAADIDLDNLLTPDLREKVLNSVLADVNVVDLDTSDVRLLVNPTGKFVLGGPMGDAGLTGRKIIVDTYGGMARHGGGAFSGKDPSKVDRSAAYAMRWVAKNAVAAGLADRIEVQVAYAIGKAAPVGLFVETFGTEKTDPARIQQAITEVFDLRPGAIIRDLDLLRPIYAQTAAYGHFGRTDIDLPWESTDRADKLRSAAGL from the coding sequence GTGAGCAAGTCCGGCAGTCGGCTATTCACCAGCGAGTCCGTCACCGAGGGGCACCCGGACAAGATCTGTGACGCGATCAGCGACTCCATCCTCGACGCGATCCTCGCGCAGGATCCGCGTGCCCGCGTCGCCGTCGAGACTCTTGTCACCACGGGCCAGGTTCACGTCGCCGGTGAGGTCACGACCACGGCATACGCCGACATCCCCAAGATCGTCCGCGACACTGTTCTCGAAATCGGGTACGACAGCTCCGCCAAGGGCTTCGACGGCAACTCGTGCGGTGTCAACGTCGCGATCGGTGCGCAGTCCCCGGAAATCGCTCAGGGCGTTGATCATTCGCACGAAGCTCGCGTCGACGGAACCCTCGACGACGAGATCGACCGTCAGGGCGCCGGCGACCAGGGCCTGATGTTCGGCTACGCCACCACCGATACTCCGGAACTGATGCCGCTTCCCATCGCGATGGCTCATCGCCTGTCGCGTCGTCTGACCGAGGTTCGCAAGAGCGGCGTTCTGCCGTACCTGCGTCCTGACGGCAAGACTCAGGTCACCATCGAGTACGACGGTGACAAGCCGGTTCGCCTCGACACGGTTGTCATCTCCACCCAGCACGCCGCAGACATCGATCTCGACAACCTGCTGACCCCTGACCTTCGCGAGAAGGTGCTCAACTCGGTTCTTGCCGACGTCAATGTCGTTGATCTGGATACCTCCGACGTTCGTTTGCTCGTCAACCCGACGGGCAAGTTCGTCCTCGGTGGTCCGATGGGCGACGCTGGTCTGACCGGACGCAAGATCATCGTCGACACCTACGGCGGCATGGCTCGCCACGGCGGCGGCGCGTTCTCCGGCAAGGACCCGTCAAAGGTCGACCGCAGTGCTGCATACGCAATGCGCTGGGTTGCCAAGAACGCCGTTGCGGCCGGCCTCGCCGATCGCATCGAGGTTCAGGTTGCCTACGCTATCGGCAAGGCTGCTCCCGTCGGCTTGTTCGTCGAGACGTTCGGCACCGAGAAGACCGATCCGGCTCGGATCCAGCAGGCCATCACCGAGGTGTTCGACTTGCGTCCGGGAGCGATCATCCGCGATCTCGATCTGCTGCGCCCGATCTACGCGCAGACCGCGGCGTACGGTCACTTCGGACGCACCGATATCGATCTCCCGTGGGAGAGCACCGATCGTGCGGACAAGCTGCGCAGCGCAGCAGGTCTCTGA
- a CDS encoding VOC family protein → MAHVQRFDHIGITVADLTSATAFFVGLGLELEGTGSVEGEFVETVCGIPGAHCEIAMLRPPGGGSRLELSSFVTPDHVPGSPTAMANELGLRNVSFEVVDLQAAIDAVAADGYGLIGGIGEYENSVRMAYVRGPEGIIVSLFEQIG, encoded by the coding sequence ATGGCACACGTACAACGTTTCGACCACATCGGCATCACCGTCGCGGATCTCACCTCGGCGACGGCGTTTTTCGTCGGACTGGGTCTCGAGCTGGAGGGCACCGGATCCGTAGAGGGCGAATTCGTGGAGACGGTGTGCGGTATCCCCGGCGCCCATTGTGAAATCGCAATGCTACGGCCGCCGGGCGGCGGGTCTCGGCTGGAGCTCTCGTCCTTCGTCACGCCCGACCACGTGCCCGGATCGCCAACGGCGATGGCCAACGAGCTTGGGCTGCGCAACGTGTCCTTCGAGGTCGTCGACCTCCAGGCTGCCATCGACGCTGTGGCGGCGGACGGGTACGGGCTCATCGGCGGCATCGGTGAGTACGAGAACAGCGTGCGGATGGCCTATGTGCGGGGGCCTGAGGGGATCATCGTGTCCCTGTTCGAGCAGATCGGCTGA
- a CDS encoding TetR/AcrR family transcriptional regulator, whose translation MTTRNSVNIPAAKRAPDLRERRRQETRLEISRAALELFELHGSSATTVDEIARRAGVSPSTFFRCFATKEDSALSVEVEFETEIVEWLDAIAADELTLTGIQAIYGNIIERLETSPDRRDRILRVRRLLASDPHLCASSFAAESMALIKLTDRVAAKLGGEAARPYARLLVESAAMTTRIAVDTWAERLDNGADADLAQIYRNTCEDLRRAAAG comes from the coding sequence ATGACTACCCGCAACAGTGTCAACATCCCGGCGGCCAAACGCGCTCCCGACCTGCGCGAACGTCGCCGTCAGGAAACTCGCCTCGAAATTTCACGGGCCGCCCTCGAACTTTTCGAACTCCACGGCTCGTCTGCAACGACAGTGGACGAAATCGCGCGCCGGGCCGGGGTCTCGCCCAGCACTTTCTTTCGATGCTTCGCCACCAAAGAAGACTCGGCCCTCAGCGTCGAAGTCGAGTTCGAGACGGAGATCGTCGAATGGCTTGATGCAATCGCTGCCGACGAACTGACCCTGACGGGGATTCAGGCGATTTACGGGAACATCATCGAAAGACTGGAGACTTCGCCTGACAGGCGGGATCGAATACTACGTGTTCGACGTCTTCTCGCGTCCGATCCGCATCTGTGTGCATCGTCGTTCGCGGCAGAATCCATGGCACTGATCAAGCTGACAGACCGAGTCGCCGCCAAACTCGGCGGCGAGGCTGCCCGTCCTTACGCTCGACTACTCGTCGAAAGTGCCGCAATGACAACGCGTATCGCGGTCGACACCTGGGCAGAACGCCTGGACAACGGTGCCGACGCTGATCTTGCACAGATCTACCGGAACACGTGCGAGGATCTCCGCCGCGCCGCTGCCGGCTGA